One Thermodesulfobium sp. 4217-1 genomic window, GATAATTCTTATCTTTTCTATATTGATTACAATGAACATGAAGATTAATGTCCCAGATAATCCCATAATCTTTATTTTTTCGTCAATTTTTGAAGTTTTGATAGGAATGTGGATGGGCTTTATATTTTATTTATTTTTGTGGATCCTTGAATTCGCGGGCGGGTTATTTGATATGCAATCTGGAATGGGTATGGCTGCGTTCTATGACCCTCAAATGGGGACTGAGACATCTGTTTATGGCAATTTTTTTACGCTACTGGGACTTTTGATGTTCTTAATAGGAAATTTTCACTATCTTCTTTTAAAAATATTTGTTGAAAGCTATTATATCTTGCCAGTGGGTCAATTTATCAAACCAGGACCCTCATACCAGCTATTAATGACCACTTTAATGTGGGCGATGATTGCGGGATTGCAGATGGCTTTGCCGGTTGTTTTAATTTTATTTTTGATAGATTTTAGTTTAGGAATAATGGCAAGAACTGCGCCTCAACTAAACGTCTTGTTGTTAGGGCTTCCTTTAAAAATTCTTATTACCACTATGATGATTATTATATTTTTGGGTTTTGCCCTGCCTTTTATAAACCAATGTTTTAATTATATGAACACTGTTTCAATGGAGCTAATCAATGCCCTTCGATGAGGGAGATAAGACAGAGCCGGCTACAGACAAAAGAAGGCGAGAGGCCAGAAAAATGGGTCAGGTAGCGAAATCTCAAGAGCTCTCTAGCATTCTTGTATTTTTTGGAAGTTACATGATTTTACAGTTCTTTTTATTTACATTTTTTAATAGCTGGTTTAATCTATGGAAGAGTTTTTTAGCTTTTGATACCCTTGACTTAAACGTTCAATATCATAATTTTTTGATTGCTTTTTTAGTTCTTATGGTCCCCCCCGTGATTGGGGCTCTTTTTATGTCATTGTTATCAAATATTTTGCAGGTTGGTTTCGTAATAACGCCACAAGTTCTTATTCCAAAATTTTCTAATCTTGACATTTTAAAGTACTTCAAAAGGCTTTTTTCTGTTAGGGGATTTGTAGATCAAGTCTTGAAGCCAGCTATTAAGATATTGATCCTTGCATATATTTTAATATCTTCTCTATTGGTTGTTCTTCCTGAAATCTTAAACCTCTCCTTCATAGATATTCACAAAAGTTTTCAAATCGTTATAGAAATTGTTTCATCAATTCTTGTGAAGACTATGATAGTGTTGTTTTTCTTTGCATTGATTGACTATCTTTTTCAAAGATGGCAATATGAAAAGGGCATTAGGATGAGCAAACAAGAGATCAAAGAGGAATATAAGAGCACAGAAGGGGATCCTCTCGTAAAATCCAGGATAAAAAGGTTGCAAAGTGAAATGGCGAGAAGGAGGATGATGCAAGAGGTTCCAAAGGCCGATGTAATCATTACAAACCCTACTCACGTTGCAGTTGCTATATTTTATGATCCAGAGAAATATAGAGCACCAAAGGTCGTGGCTAAAGGAATGGGCATCGTAGCTGAAAAAATTATGCAAATAGCTAAAGAAAACGATGTTCCACTAATAAGAAATGAAATTTTGGCGAGGTCGATTTTTAAAGAGGTAGAAATCAACTTCGAAATTCCCGAAAAGTTTTATAAAGCTGTTGCAAGTATTTTGGCAACGGTATATAAGGGAAAAAAGAAGGTGATCTAAGTCAAGAAAAGAGTCGTGGCTTTAAAATATGATAAATCTAAAGGGCCCCCAAGAGTTGTAGCTAAGGGCCAAGACGAGCTTGCTGAGAGAATTATAAATATGGCAAGATTGCACAACATTCCTGAGATAAAAGATCCCAATCTCTTAAAAGACCTGTATAAAGTTAATATTGGTGACGATATACCAGTAGGACTATATGAATCGGTTGCAAAAATTATTGCAAAAATCTACCTATTAAAGGGCAAAAAGAGTATTGACCAGTGAGTCATATATATTTTAATTTGATGATATACTTAAAATATTGATAAGAGGTGATATGAATGATTAGCTCTGTTGATATGCAAGGGGTACTTATGCAAATAACAGAATCAGGGAGGGCACAGCTTGCCAACCCCGGTTCAAGAGTTGATGCTGCTCAGCAATCAATGGCTATTCAATTTCAAAAGATCCTTGAGGAAAATCGAAATAAGGTTAAAAAGACAGAGGAAGCTGAAAAATCTTCCTCAATAAAAAGGGTGTCGCATAGACAGACCAAGGGTGAACAGGGCAAGAATAACAAAGGACTCAATGTGGTGGTTTAAATGGAGCTATTAATTTTATTGTTTCAGATTGTTATTCTTGGCGCATCTATCTTTTTTCTTTACTCGCGAGAGGTGAGGTTGAGGGATATTTATTCAAAGCTTCCTTCTGAAAGCGAGATTATAGAGCTTGAGAGTGAGATGAGGGAAATACTTTATGAGTTAAAAGATTCCTTGAGAAGGGTGAAAACTCTTGAGTCAGATGAAGCGCTAAAGGTTGAACACCTTGAGCAAGCGGATGAAAAATATACCGATCTTGATATTGAAAATATTTTGCCAAAATCCTTGGAGCAAAACGGCGTTTATGATGATGTTATAGGGCTTTTTAATAAAGGTATGTCAGAATTTGAAATTTGCAGGAAGCTCAGTCTTCCTAAGGGAAAGGTAGATCTTATCTTGAATTTAGAAAAGCTAAAAAAAGAATTTAAAGGGGGTTTTTAATTTGGAAAAAGATATTTTAACATCTGATGTTTATGAGATCCAGCTTGTGGTTTTCAAGCTTGCAAAGGAATTTTATGGAATCGAGATTTCATCTGTTCAGGAGATAATTAAGATTCAAGACATCACGCGGGTGCCAAAGGCACCAGGTTTTGTCGAAGGGGTTATAAATCTGAGAGGCAAGATAGTTCCAATTGTCGATCTTAGAAGGCGATTTGAGCTTGGACAAACTGAGCGAACAAAGGATACCAGAGTAATAGTTGTAGAGACTTCAGGCAATATTGTAGGCTTCATTGTAGATCTTGTTACTGAGATACTTAGATTTTCTTCAGATTCTCTTGAGCCGCCTCCGCCAATTTTTTCTGGAATTGATGCAGAGTACATAAAGGGTGTTGCAAAAGTTGACGAAAGGTTGATAGTTTTACTAGACATCAACTTAATGTTCAAAGGGGAAGAAGAAGATGGATTGAAGATGCTTGAGGCAGGCAAATAGGAGGCATTTATGGATATTGACGTAAATGAATATCGGTCTATATTTTTAGAAGAAACTAAAGAGCTCATAGAGCAGTTTGAAAAATCTCTCTTAGAGTTAGAAAAACAACCTA contains:
- the fliR gene encoding flagellar biosynthetic protein FliR — its product is MPILRFSGFFAVAPFFSTKVIPTQVKILIILIFSILITMNMKINVPDNPIIFIFSSIFEVLIGMWMGFIFYLFLWILEFAGGLFDMQSGMGMAAFYDPQMGTETSVYGNFFTLLGLLMFLIGNFHYLLLKIFVESYYILPVGQFIKPGPSYQLLMTTLMWAMIAGLQMALPVVLILFLIDFSLGIMARTAPQLNVLLLGLPLKILITTMMIIIFLGFALPFINQCFNYMNTVSMELINALR
- the flhB gene encoding flagellar biosynthesis protein FlhB: MPFDEGDKTEPATDKRRREARKMGQVAKSQELSSILVFFGSYMILQFFLFTFFNSWFNLWKSFLAFDTLDLNVQYHNFLIAFLVLMVPPVIGALFMSLLSNILQVGFVITPQVLIPKFSNLDILKYFKRLFSVRGFVDQVLKPAIKILILAYILISSLLVVLPEILNLSFIDIHKSFQIVIEIVSSILVKTMIVLFFFALIDYLFQRWQYEKGIRMSKQEIKEEYKSTEGDPLVKSRIKRLQSEMARRRMMQEVPKADVIITNPTHVAVAIFYDPEKYRAPKVVAKGMGIVAEKIMQIAKENDVPLIRNEILARSIFKEVEINFEIPEKFYKAVASILATVYKGKKKVI
- a CDS encoding EscU/YscU/HrcU family type III secretion system export apparatus switch protein is translated as MALKYDKSKGPPRVVAKGQDELAERIINMARLHNIPEIKDPNLLKDLYKVNIGDDIPVGLYESVAKIIAKIYLLKGKKSIDQ
- a CDS encoding chemotaxis protein CheW, which produces MEKDILTSDVYEIQLVVFKLAKEFYGIEISSVQEIIKIQDITRVPKAPGFVEGVINLRGKIVPIVDLRRRFELGQTERTKDTRVIVVETSGNIVGFIVDLVTEILRFSSDSLEPPPPIFSGIDAEYIKGVAKVDERLIVLLDINLMFKGEEEDGLKMLEAGK